In a single window of the Antennarius striatus isolate MH-2024 chromosome 3, ASM4005453v1, whole genome shotgun sequence genome:
- the LOC137592803 gene encoding secretory carrier-associated membrane protein 1-like: MSDFDSNPFADPDFSNPFQDPSVTQVTQSAPPGGLEEYNPFTDARTPAAGNAPKSTPAPSQNTQPAIMKPTEEPPAYSQQQTQDQARAQAELLRRQEELEKKAAELDRRERELQSHGAVGGRKNNWPPLPERFPIGPCFYHDIAVDIPVEFQKTVKIMYNLWMFHAGTLFVNMFGCLAWFIVDSSHGVDFGLAMLWFLLFTPCSFICWYRPLYGAFRSDSSFRFFVFFFIYICQFGVHVLQTIGITGWGTCGWIAALTGLNASVPVGIIMLLIAALFTALSVGSLIMFKKVHALYRTTGASFEKAQQEFATGVMSNKTVQTAAANAAANAATNAARGAFKP; the protein is encoded by the exons ATGTCCGACTTTGACAGCAACCCTTTTGCAGACCCAGACTTCAGCAACCCATTTCAG GATCCCTCGGTGACACAGGTGACCCAGTCTGCCCCCCCTGGTGGTCTGGAGGAGTATAACCCCTTCACGGATGCCAGAACG CCTGCCGCTGGAAATGCCCCCAAATCTACTCCTGCTCCATCCCAAAACACGCAACCTGCCATCATGAAGCCTACAGAAGAACCACCGGCGTATTCACAGCAGCAGACTCAG GACCAAGCACGTGCTCAGGCTGAGTTGTTAAGAAGACAGGAGgagttggaaaaaaaagcagcagagcTCGACCGTCGGGAGAGAGAGTTACAGTCCCATGGAGCTGTAGGAG GACGCAAGAACAACTGGCCTCCTCTGCCTGAGAGGTTCCCCATCGGGCCGTGCTTCTACCATGATATTGCAGTGGATATTCCCGTAGAGTTCCAAAAGACTGTCAAGATCATGTACAACCTTTGGATGT TTCATGCTGGGACTCTCTTCGTGAACATGTTTGGTTGCCTGGCCTGGTTCATTGTGGATTCATCTCATGGTGTAGATTTTGGCTTAGCCATGCTGTGGTTTCTTCTTTTTACCCCCTGTTCTTTCATCTGCTGGTACAGACCGCTTTATGGGGCTTTCAG GAGTGACAGTTCATTCcgcttctttgtcttcttcttcatttataTCTGTCAGTTTGGAGTTCATGTCCTACAAACTATTGGCATCACTGGTTGGGGAACATG TGGTTGGATCGCAGCTTTGACTGGTCTGAATGCCAGTGTCCCAGTGGGCATTATCATGTTACTGATTGCAGCTCTGTTCACTGCGCTGTCTGTGGGATCCCTCATTATGTTTAAAAAG GTGCACGCACTCTATCGCACCACTGGTGCTAGTTTTGAGAAGGCTCAGCAGGAGTTTGCAACTGGGGTCATGTCGAATAAAACAGTTCAGACTGCAGCTGCCAACGCTGCAGCTAATGCTGCAACCAACGCTGCTCGTGGGGCCTTTAAACCTTAG